One segment of Phycisphaerales bacterium DNA contains the following:
- a CDS encoding multidrug effflux MFS transporter, with translation MSCVENEPNRGCLFLFLIILIVPLGQIPVDFYSPALPDIAKDLQTSATLTQFTVTIFIIFSGLGNVPIGAISDALGRRKVLLVSLVGLILSTVGCAVAPSIEVLFIARAFEGLFAACGFVICYAYAGDTYSGHQLTRTFGILGAAWASVPVIAPGIGGIVVHSLGWRPMFWILSGFMLLLLALFWWMLPESLPPERRQPLKIKGVLKSCGLTLGNKSYLTLCGVFMFGASIQFVFVAAAPFLYQEEMQFSARTYGFIALAIGFGNLIGNGAVGLLAKSIRPIGLILIGLCLIWLGTLSLLISGFVAPLNALVISITLGIALIGSAMTCPASVALAVGLFPERIGIGSALISTVGFFGVGISVAVGGILNMTTQLPMAFVFLVLVSLETVAFLLARWALRRETPTTS, from the coding sequence ATGAGTTGTGTAGAGAACGAGCCAAATCGCGGCTGCTTATTTCTCTTTCTAATTATCTTAATTGTTCCATTGGGACAAATCCCAGTGGACTTTTATAGTCCTGCACTGCCGGATATCGCCAAAGATCTACAGACGTCGGCCACACTGACACAGTTCACGGTCACTATATTTATCATCTTCTCTGGTTTGGGTAACGTGCCGATTGGTGCGATATCTGATGCGCTGGGACGACGAAAGGTGCTACTTGTATCACTTGTAGGCCTGATACTGAGTACCGTTGGATGCGCTGTTGCACCCAGTATCGAGGTACTTTTTATCGCGCGGGCATTCGAGGGTTTATTTGCCGCATGTGGCTTTGTTATTTGTTATGCCTATGCTGGGGATACCTATTCTGGACACCAGCTTACCCGGACATTTGGAATTTTAGGTGCGGCATGGGCAAGTGTTCCAGTCATTGCTCCTGGTATCGGTGGCATCGTTGTGCACAGCCTTGGTTGGCGACCAATGTTCTGGATTCTTTCTGGTTTTATGCTGTTGTTGTTGGCACTCTTCTGGTGGATGCTGCCGGAGTCGCTTCCGCCTGAGCGACGTCAGCCACTCAAAATAAAAGGTGTTTTGAAATCATGTGGACTGACGCTAGGGAATAAGTCTTATCTCACATTATGTGGTGTGTTCATGTTCGGGGCGTCTATACAGTTTGTCTTTGTTGCAGCAGCACCATTTCTCTACCAAGAAGAGATGCAATTTTCTGCTCGTACATACGGTTTTATTGCACTTGCCATAGGGTTTGGAAATCTAATCGGAAACGGTGCTGTTGGGCTACTGGCCAAGTCAATACGGCCAATTGGGCTGATCCTGATTGGGTTATGTCTAATCTGGCTCGGTACGCTAAGCCTTCTGATTTCAGGCTTTGTGGCACCGTTGAACGCGTTAGTGATCTCCATCACGCTTGGTATTGCGCTGATTGGGTCGGCCATGACCTGCCCGGCGAGTGTAGCACTTGCCGTGGGGTTATTCCCAGAGCGGATTGGAATTGGAAGCGCTCTCATTAGTACGGTGGGGTTTTTTGGTGTGGGCATCTCGGTGGCAGTTGGGGGCATACTTAACATGACAACTCAGCTGCCGATGGCATTCGTCTTTCTTGTGCTGGTTAGCTTAGAAACCGTGGCGTTCTTGCTGGCTAGATGGGCTCTGAGGCGTGAGACGCCAACAACCTCATGA
- a CDS encoding bifunctional aldolase/short-chain dehydrogenase, whose protein sequence is MTRLKDSMQAKAKIMECAEKTLQERVRTSRLLGSDPSLVLHGGGNTSAKGCIVDIDGETIDVIWVKGSGWDLATIEEAGFPALDLQQLRKLRTLDHLSDEEMVRSVQRCMIDPSGPSPSIETLVHAFLPHVFIDHSHADAILAISNRVNGETLCQDIFGDRVVALPFIMPGFPLSKAVADAVDAHPDVEGVFLHKHGLFTFGETGEESLHRHLELVNMASSYFKEEYRNVTEAIAQTSKVPSKVLPTLRGTLGGEHMLVLETRQDAWILAALARSDAEALLVTPPLTPDHTIRTKSLPCWVDPDKQSITSAIDCYIEAYKHYYTAGCAARGSRTPLDPSPRVLLVPGLGLVTAGTTSKAARIAGDIAEHTILTKLAGAGLGAYEGLPDLDLFDMEYWTLEQAKISKQSRKPLEGQVAVLTGGAGAIGEGIARVLADAGAAVALLDIRGDEAKVVADQIGMEGVTAVQVDVTDEGSIRSAFEEICLRYGGVDILIPNAGVAHSAPLDQHDTDTFRRVVEINQIGVFLTLKVAIPILKNQARGGSVVIVSSKNVLAPGADFSSYSSSKAGAQQLGKVAAMELAGDDIHVNMVCPDAVFGTRENPSGLWNEVGPQRAASRGLATEDLEDFYRQRNLLKTTITAEDVGRAVLFFASRATPTTGALLPIDGGVPAGFPR, encoded by the coding sequence ATGACCAGACTGAAAGACAGTATGCAGGCCAAAGCCAAGATCATGGAATGTGCAGAAAAGACGCTCCAAGAGCGCGTCAGAACAAGCCGTCTTTTGGGCTCTGATCCATCACTGGTGCTACATGGTGGAGGAAACACGTCAGCGAAGGGATGTATTGTTGACATTGATGGAGAGACAATTGATGTCATCTGGGTCAAAGGTTCGGGATGGGATCTGGCGACAATCGAAGAGGCGGGCTTTCCCGCTTTGGATCTTCAGCAGCTACGAAAGCTTCGGACATTGGATCATCTTTCTGATGAAGAAATGGTTCGCAGTGTCCAGCGTTGCATGATTGATCCCAGTGGCCCCTCGCCATCTATTGAGACACTTGTGCATGCCTTTTTGCCTCATGTGTTTATTGATCACAGTCATGCAGATGCGATTTTGGCGATATCAAATCGTGTAAACGGTGAAACGCTCTGCCAAGATATTTTCGGTGATCGAGTCGTGGCACTGCCATTTATCATGCCAGGCTTCCCGCTCTCTAAAGCAGTTGCTGATGCCGTAGACGCTCATCCAGATGTTGAAGGCGTCTTCCTTCATAAACATGGCCTCTTTACCTTTGGTGAGACAGGTGAGGAATCACTGCATCGGCATCTAGAGTTAGTCAATATGGCTAGTTCATACTTCAAAGAAGAGTATCGCAACGTTACAGAAGCAATCGCTCAAACATCGAAAGTCCCATCAAAGGTGCTACCGACTCTGCGTGGAACACTTGGTGGCGAGCACATGCTGGTGCTTGAAACACGTCAAGATGCCTGGATACTTGCGGCTTTGGCACGATCTGATGCAGAGGCACTTCTGGTAACGCCACCATTGACTCCTGATCACACCATTCGAACAAAAAGTCTGCCATGTTGGGTTGATCCAGATAAACAATCAATTACCAGTGCGATTGATTGTTATATCGAAGCCTACAAGCATTATTACACTGCAGGGTGCGCAGCTCGAGGCTCACGAACACCACTTGATCCAAGTCCAAGGGTACTGTTGGTGCCAGGTTTGGGTCTGGTTACTGCAGGTACGACATCAAAAGCAGCACGGATCGCTGGCGACATTGCAGAGCACACGATTCTTACCAAGCTAGCGGGCGCCGGTCTAGGTGCGTATGAAGGCCTCCCTGATCTTGATCTGTTTGATATGGAGTACTGGACACTCGAACAAGCAAAGATCTCTAAGCAGTCACGAAAGCCTCTGGAGGGTCAAGTTGCGGTCTTGACCGGTGGCGCGGGTGCGATCGGCGAGGGTATTGCAAGAGTGCTTGCTGATGCTGGAGCTGCTGTTGCGCTTCTTGATATCAGAGGAGATGAAGCGAAAGTCGTTGCAGATCAGATTGGCATGGAAGGTGTGACAGCTGTACAGGTAGATGTGACGGATGAAGGGTCTATTCGCTCAGCATTTGAAGAAATTTGCCTTCGGTACGGTGGAGTCGACATTCTAATACCAAATGCTGGAGTGGCGCATTCAGCGCCACTTGATCAACATGACACTGATACATTCCGCCGGGTCGTAGAGATCAATCAGATTGGTGTATTTCTAACCCTCAAGGTGGCCATACCCATTCTTAAGAATCAGGCACGTGGTGGTTCTGTCGTTATTGTCTCATCTAAGAATGTGCTAGCGCCGGGCGCCGATTTCTCATCCTATAGCTCAAGTAAAGCAGGGGCCCAGCAACTCGGTAAGGTTGCAGCAATGGAACTGGCTGGGGATGATATTCATGTCAATATGGTTTGTCCGGATGCCGTCTTTGGCACCCGCGAAAACCCATCAGGTCTGTGGAATGAAGTTGGTCCTCAGCGGGCGGCCTCAAGAGGGTTGGCTACAGAAGACCTCGAAGACTTCTATCGTCAGCGAAACTTGCTTAAGACAACGATTACAGCAGAAGATGTCGGTCGAGCAGTGCTATTTTTTGCATCAAGAGCGACGCCTACAACAGGAGCTTTGCTTCCTATTGATGGTGGTGTGCCTGCTGGATTTCCTCGTTAG
- a CDS encoding phosphoenolpyruvate hydrolase family protein has translation MITVRLSRNEIMARLRKKVEKRIPILISSAGSGLVAKLLEQAGADCVNTFSGARLRANGMGTMSMMWPILDANQQTLDYTREDIMPAMNGAAFVCACLNANDPLKDMRMVLQQCQDMGVMSVSNIGPSISYVDKESNLYKVLVQSGITFQNEIEMLKLAREMDMVTVGLAFDLEDSIAMVEQSRPDIFCFHAGTTKGGIVGYDSGETIKETAKRTDDAYKELKKIHPEMILMGHGAAMETAKDAQYMLDHTCGHGVWTGSSTERLPIEKAVLEAAKEFAELRFRK, from the coding sequence ATGATTACCGTAAGGCTTTCACGAAATGAGATCATGGCTCGACTTCGTAAGAAAGTAGAGAAGCGTATCCCTATTCTTATTTCGAGTGCAGGCAGTGGACTTGTTGCCAAGTTACTCGAACAAGCCGGAGCGGATTGCGTCAATACCTTCTCGGGTGCTCGTCTTAGAGCCAATGGCATGGGAACTATGTCAATGATGTGGCCCATTCTTGACGCAAACCAGCAGACGCTTGACTACACCAGAGAAGACATCATGCCAGCAATGAATGGAGCGGCATTTGTATGTGCATGCCTCAATGCAAACGATCCTCTGAAAGATATGCGTATGGTCTTACAGCAGTGTCAAGATATGGGTGTGATGAGTGTTTCTAATATTGGGCCGTCGATTAGCTATGTCGACAAGGAATCAAATCTGTATAAAGTACTCGTCCAGTCGGGTATTACATTTCAAAACGAAATAGAAATGCTTAAGCTGGCGCGTGAAATGGATATGGTTACGGTGGGATTAGCTTTTGACTTGGAAGATAGTATTGCCATGGTAGAGCAATCACGCCCAGATATATTTTGCTTCCATGCTGGAACAACAAAAGGCGGTATCGTTGGATATGACTCCGGTGAAACTATTAAAGAGACCGCTAAACGTACTGATGATGCATATAAAGAGCTCAAAAAGATTCATCCCGAGATGATTCTTATGGGGCATGGAGCTGCGATGGAGACCGCAAAAGATGCTCAGTACATGCTTGACCATACTTGTGGTCACGGCGTATGGACCGGATCTTCAACCGAAAGACTGCCGATTGAGAAAGCTGTTCTAGAAGCGGCAAAGGAATTTGCCGAGCTTCGGTTTCGTAAGTGA
- a CDS encoding Tm-1-like ATP-binding domain-containing protein, whose product MKKTIAIITTLDTKGEEAAYLRQQLHKLGAETVLIDIGVVGEPGVVPDITRQQIAEAGGASLESMLVAPSRKEASPIMDAGAIALISEMVAAGKIDGIVGLGGSQGTSNCTAVMRLLPYGFPKIMVSTVASGDTSSFVDIKDITMMFSVGDILGLNNLMRAILANAAGAAYGMALVDTSFTSVRGSKPTIGMTNLGVLTEGAMYAMELLRKRGFEVIVFHAVGSGGRAMEQLMREGVIDAVFDYALGELSDELFGGFRAGGAERLTVGAELGLPQIIVPGGAEHIGLFVEPDSIPPEYDGRPYTFHNPIIYVPRLNASEMKQLAEEIAKRLSGVKGQIKVLLPLQGVGRYSVEGGPLYDPECDQIFIEHLKSVLPKAVDVIEIDAGAEDPVFIEACVDELCALINDA is encoded by the coding sequence GTGAAGAAGACAATTGCCATTATCACAACCTTAGATACAAAGGGTGAAGAGGCTGCTTATCTGCGCCAGCAATTGCACAAACTGGGTGCTGAAACAGTACTCATTGATATTGGAGTCGTTGGTGAACCAGGTGTGGTTCCAGATATTACAAGGCAGCAGATTGCTGAGGCGGGTGGCGCATCCCTAGAATCTATGTTGGTGGCTCCAAGTCGAAAAGAAGCCTCGCCAATTATGGATGCAGGCGCCATCGCACTGATCAGCGAAATGGTTGCTGCCGGTAAGATCGATGGAATTGTCGGACTTGGTGGCAGCCAAGGAACGAGTAATTGCACAGCAGTGATGCGGCTACTGCCATACGGTTTTCCAAAAATTATGGTATCGACAGTAGCTTCGGGTGATACATCGTCGTTTGTAGACATAAAAGATATCACCATGATGTTTTCTGTTGGCGATATTCTTGGGCTTAACAATCTCATGCGTGCCATTCTTGCAAATGCAGCTGGCGCGGCTTATGGAATGGCTTTAGTGGACACATCATTTACAAGTGTTCGTGGAAGTAAGCCGACCATTGGCATGACAAATCTTGGTGTATTGACCGAAGGTGCAATGTATGCCATGGAGCTGTTACGCAAGAGAGGGTTTGAGGTCATTGTGTTTCATGCGGTTGGATCTGGTGGGCGAGCCATGGAACAGTTAATGCGGGAGGGCGTTATTGATGCGGTATTTGACTATGCATTGGGTGAACTATCCGATGAACTGTTTGGTGGATTCCGAGCCGGTGGGGCGGAAAGACTGACTGTTGGTGCTGAATTGGGGCTACCTCAGATTATCGTTCCCGGAGGCGCTGAGCATATCGGCTTGTTTGTAGAGCCTGATTCAATTCCACCGGAGTATGACGGACGCCCTTACACTTTTCATAACCCAATTATTTACGTTCCGCGGCTTAATGCTTCGGAGATGAAACAGTTGGCTGAAGAAATTGCCAAGCGACTGTCAGGTGTGAAAGGTCAGATCAAGGTTCTACTGCCACTTCAGGGGGTTGGGCGATACTCAGTTGAGGGTGGACCACTATATGATCCTGAATGCGATCAGATCTTTATTGAGCACTTAAAGTCGGTGCTACCTAAAGCAGTCGATGTCATAGAAATTGATGCTGGAGCTGAAGACCCAGTATTTATTGAAGCGTGTGTCGATGAGCTGTGTGCTTTGATTAACGACGCCTAA
- a CDS encoding HEAT repeat domain-containing protein, translating to MPSNIPTLISGLGDMYMQPQSITQLQQIGPSTVDPLLKALDTDDQVTQAGIIEVLQSFSSSVVPQLTVALGSPSQVVQAAAINLLAAIGSPVVPQLIAILTSNNMLASSNAAVTIKRIGPTALPVLKEAAKNDESDIQTKLLLIELDLDQFSIYESDLVDALGSSNQAVAAQAINAVVSQGESALPLLSDLMCDSDPYKQQNSTNSMIRLSPVSIPVLVDCLSGSHSQVTQQNAVRALAAIGGPAEKQLREAATNDDQYVSQNARTAIQAAISAARKQKLYR from the coding sequence ATGCCATCCAATATCCCAACCCTCATCTCTGGTCTCGGTGACATGTATATGCAGCCGCAGAGCATCACCCAGCTACAGCAGATCGGCCCGAGCACTGTAGACCCCTTGCTTAAGGCGCTGGATACAGATGACCAAGTCACTCAGGCGGGGATTATTGAAGTCCTACAGAGCTTCAGTTCGAGCGTTGTCCCCCAACTTACTGTGGCATTGGGATCTCCTTCACAGGTGGTTCAGGCTGCAGCGATTAATTTATTGGCAGCCATTGGCTCACCAGTCGTTCCCCAGCTCATAGCGATACTAACTAGCAATAATATGTTAGCCAGTTCTAATGCTGCAGTAACAATCAAGAGAATAGGCCCCACTGCCTTGCCAGTTCTCAAAGAAGCCGCCAAAAATGACGAAAGCGATATTCAAACGAAGTTGCTTCTTATCGAGCTCGATTTAGATCAGTTCAGCATCTATGAAAGTGATCTGGTCGACGCACTCGGTTCTTCTAATCAGGCTGTTGCAGCCCAAGCAATCAATGCGGTGGTGTCTCAGGGAGAATCTGCCTTGCCTTTGCTCAGCGATTTGATGTGCGATTCAGATCCTTACAAGCAACAGAACAGCACAAACTCAATGATACGCTTGAGCCCGGTTTCAATACCGGTGTTGGTCGATTGCCTCAGTGGTTCTCATTCCCAAGTGACGCAACAGAACGCAGTGCGTGCCCTGGCTGCAATCGGAGGGCCAGCTGAGAAACAGCTAAGAGAAGCGGCGACCAACGACGATCAGTACGTCAGCCAAAATGCGCGAACAGCGATTCAGGCGGCGATCAGTGCAGCGCGTAAGCAGAAACTTTATCGCTAG
- a CDS encoding CRTAC1 family protein, which produces MITGGAIATLTSWTTGKEHPSQSWTEVTSGTIGSGNTRGASWADYDNDGDLDLYITNWAQPNKLYQNNGGDSFTEVTTEVVTPTGEYYSGRSVWADVDNDGDVDLFIAQSRDSHLLRNDGLDGFTDITNGEPLKNNGKLTRTAAWGDYDQDGLIDIYISTKYGSDLGNRLLRNMGGGTFQQQSDIGPVEDEAIGRGVTFSDYDNDGDPDIYLANGDSPDGTPNLNNERINRMYRNDGGIFVDASTPPLNSNTHTRGVSWGDYDNDGDLDLYLSAIYVNVGSCCVDNIFCTIDSNYNCTNEYFGVYGGHGVLCEEIICDQFGACCLPDGSCQESYATDCENIGGSFKGDETACATQMCPIASSEGACCVTLDSCVILTESDCDILGGEYDANGTNCDFSECTTTDTIGACCTSIGCINISETSCLELGGSYRGDNSICEEVSCGEPLRSENHLGSAKDLTLMGDLLEINGLPHNARGSIDFGGNNQLFRNDGNGNFAEVTTGDLGYTGHSRCHSWVDFDNDMDLDLLLVNSYANLMLLQNDGIDSSGNPVFSNVASGPFLVGITNANSASWADYDGDGDMDVIVCIANTTGAPVSNRLIRNDLNNGAHWIEIECIGTVSNRSAIGARITVTTNGVSQIREIESGSGYFAAHMLPAHFGLGPNGMIDTLHVRFPNGREVTLTDVPADQKIKVVEPCDIATGECDDCNLNGIPDIQDIAAGSATDFNFNNVLDSCDIATGTSLDCNLNGIPDEYDTADPTQDCNANGIPDSCEPREPLIDCNANGISDQCDIASGSSVDNNENGTPDECEVFSCDADIDNNNIVDIDDFSIMLIEWGCMTECSADINTDGVVDLADFSWFLILFGATCEEEPLRNAPQRSANNGRSRPSRMIR; this is translated from the coding sequence ATGATCACTGGGGGCGCGATTGCTACGCTGACTTCATGGACAACAGGAAAAGAGCACCCGTCTCAGAGCTGGACCGAAGTAACCAGTGGAACGATCGGCAGTGGCAACACGCGCGGTGCCTCCTGGGCAGACTATGACAATGATGGCGATCTCGATCTGTACATTACAAATTGGGCACAGCCAAACAAACTCTATCAAAACAATGGCGGTGATAGCTTTACTGAAGTGACAACCGAAGTCGTTACACCCACTGGCGAGTACTACTCTGGCCGAAGTGTCTGGGCTGACGTTGATAATGATGGTGATGTCGATTTATTTATTGCGCAAAGCCGAGACAGCCATCTCTTACGCAATGACGGCTTAGATGGTTTTACTGATATTACAAACGGTGAACCACTCAAGAACAATGGCAAACTGACCCGCACGGCAGCCTGGGGGGACTATGACCAGGATGGCCTAATTGATATCTATATTTCAACAAAATATGGATCTGATCTAGGCAACCGATTGCTTAGGAACATGGGCGGTGGCACCTTTCAGCAACAAAGTGACATTGGCCCTGTCGAAGATGAAGCGATTGGACGTGGTGTCACCTTCTCTGACTACGACAATGATGGTGATCCTGACATCTATCTTGCGAACGGTGACAGTCCAGATGGAACACCAAATCTCAATAACGAGCGGATTAATCGAATGTACCGTAATGATGGCGGTATTTTTGTAGATGCGAGCACCCCACCACTCAACTCAAATACTCATACCAGAGGTGTTTCTTGGGGAGATTATGATAATGATGGGGATCTAGATCTCTATCTTTCTGCAATCTATGTCAATGTAGGTAGCTGTTGTGTTGACAATATCTTCTGCACGATCGATTCTAATTACAACTGCACGAATGAATATTTTGGCGTCTATGGTGGCCATGGTGTTCTCTGTGAAGAAATCATTTGTGATCAATTTGGTGCCTGCTGTTTACCCGATGGATCATGCCAAGAATCCTACGCAACAGATTGCGAGAATATTGGTGGATCTTTCAAAGGAGACGAAACTGCATGCGCCACACAAATGTGCCCGATCGCTTCATCAGAAGGCGCCTGCTGCGTCACGCTTGACTCTTGTGTTATCCTCACAGAATCCGACTGCGACATTCTTGGCGGCGAGTATGACGCAAATGGTACAAACTGCGATTTTTCTGAATGTACAACCACCGATACAATTGGTGCCTGTTGCACAAGCATTGGTTGCATTAATATTTCTGAGACTTCTTGCCTTGAATTAGGCGGATCCTATCGTGGCGACAACTCCATATGCGAAGAAGTTAGTTGTGGCGAGCCGCTTCGATCTGAAAATCATTTAGGTTCAGCTAAAGACCTTACCCTTATGGGTGATTTACTTGAAATAAATGGCTTACCACACAATGCGCGAGGCTCGATTGACTTTGGTGGCAACAACCAGCTTTTTAGAAACGATGGCAACGGCAATTTCGCCGAAGTTACAACTGGTGATCTTGGATATACGGGCCATTCTCGCTGTCATAGTTGGGTTGACTTTGATAATGACATGGATCTTGATCTTCTACTCGTCAATTCTTATGCCAATTTGATGCTACTTCAGAATGATGGAATAGATAGCTCAGGCAACCCTGTATTTAGCAATGTTGCCAGTGGCCCTTTTCTTGTTGGCATTACAAATGCAAATAGTGCGAGCTGGGCAGATTATGATGGCGATGGTGATATGGATGTCATTGTGTGCATCGCAAATACGACTGGCGCTCCAGTATCGAATCGCCTGATTCGAAATGATCTCAATAACGGTGCTCACTGGATTGAGATTGAGTGTATTGGAACCGTTTCAAATCGAAGTGCCATCGGAGCACGAATTACGGTCACAACCAATGGTGTGAGCCAGATCAGAGAAATTGAGTCAGGATCTGGCTATTTCGCAGCGCACATGCTTCCAGCACACTTTGGCTTAGGACCAAATGGAATGATCGACACGCTTCACGTGCGTTTTCCAAATGGGCGAGAGGTCACCTTAACGGACGTACCAGCCGATCAGAAGATCAAAGTTGTCGAACCTTGCGACATCGCCACAGGAGAGTGTGATGATTGCAACCTCAACGGAATTCCGGATATCCAGGACATTGCTGCCGGCTCTGCTACGGACTTCAACTTTAATAATGTTCTAGATAGCTGTGATATTGCGACAGGCACAAGCTTGGATTGCAATCTAAATGGCATCCCTGATGAGTACGATACTGCTGACCCGACCCAAGACTGCAACGCCAATGGCATTCCAGACAGTTGCGAGCCTCGTGAACCCCTCATTGACTGCAATGCCAACGGAATATCTGACCAATGTGATATTGCATCTGGTAGTAGCGTTGATAATAATGAAAATGGCACACCAGATGAATGCGAAGTGTTTTCTTGTGATGCGGACATCGATAATAACAACATTGTCGACATCGATGACTTTTCCATTATGCTGATCGAGTGGGGCTGCATGACTGAATGCTCAGCAGATATTAATACTGATGGTGTTGTCGATCTCGCAGACTTCAGTTGGTTTTTGATTTTGTTCGGTGCGACATGCGAAGAAGAACCATTGCGCAATGCGCCCCAAAGATCGGCAAACAATGGCCGATCCCGACCATCTAGAATGATTCGCTGA
- a CDS encoding FG-GAP-like repeat-containing protein produces MLYFWGKSSRMMMAMMALALPSVVVAQTSPKFDSSEAAYAENSPTSLVHVDLDGNGTIDIATANRAGGDQGLGSISVFLVGKDGSLNNPVHIDLPENDSYPRSFVAVDLDNDQDFDLVTANWYSDSLTVFVNDGLANFSTYSINTLQNPTSINALDYDNDGFMDIVAASSSSLSTNTLHFHRNNGNHTYELMVAYSIPAEPRDIEIGDLDGDQQPDIGIACRGDDQIELRFNDGNGSFVESVTIDVGYRPRSLVFADLDNDGDQDIAVAMFMDPEMAGGAWIIENKGHRNFEVAQVSVVGRAPHSIAAADLDGDCDLDLMVGHVGDQNMKLLLNDGNSLTFSLVGVSMTAVVAEVALVDIDANQRIDIVAGHPSRAGVTDGMLSIRRNITLPCEACSDTSETSDCNNNTVPDICDIDTGQSQDCNANGIPDTCDILNDPSIDSNSNGILDQCDTIGCIADLNEDGIVDLGDFSILLTNWGCAGKNCTADMNRDGQVGFDDFSILLVTYGAACITNLD; encoded by the coding sequence GTGTTGTATTTCTGGGGCAAAAGTTCAAGAATGATGATGGCGATGATGGCGCTGGCTCTACCAAGTGTCGTTGTGGCTCAAACATCGCCAAAGTTCGACAGTTCCGAAGCTGCATATGCAGAAAACAGTCCAACCTCTCTGGTTCATGTTGACCTTGATGGCAATGGAACAATCGACATTGCAACAGCCAATCGTGCTGGTGGTGATCAAGGCCTAGGAAGTATCTCGGTTTTCCTTGTTGGAAAAGATGGGTCACTCAACAACCCCGTTCATATCGACTTACCAGAAAACGATTCATATCCACGATCATTTGTTGCGGTTGATCTTGACAATGATCAAGACTTTGATCTTGTCACTGCAAACTGGTATTCGGATTCTCTGACCGTTTTTGTCAATGATGGTTTAGCGAACTTCTCGACGTATTCAATAAACACACTGCAAAACCCTACCTCTATCAATGCCCTCGACTATGACAATGACGGTTTCATGGATATCGTGGCAGCAAGTAGCTCCAGTCTATCAACCAACACATTGCATTTTCACCGAAACAATGGCAATCATACTTATGAACTGATGGTTGCTTACAGTATTCCAGCCGAACCACGTGACATCGAGATAGGTGATCTTGATGGAGATCAGCAACCTGATATCGGTATTGCCTGCCGTGGTGATGATCAAATCGAATTACGTTTCAACGATGGCAACGGTTCCTTCGTTGAGTCAGTGACCATTGATGTGGGATACCGACCACGATCACTCGTTTTTGCTGACCTTGATAACGACGGCGACCAAGATATCGCCGTTGCTATGTTTATGGATCCTGAAATGGCTGGTGGAGCCTGGATTATCGAGAACAAGGGACACCGCAATTTTGAAGTCGCTCAGGTGAGCGTGGTGGGCCGAGCTCCCCACTCTATTGCAGCAGCCGATCTGGATGGTGACTGTGATCTTGATCTCATGGTTGGCCATGTGGGCGATCAAAACATGAAATTACTCCTCAATGATGGAAACAGTCTTACTTTTTCATTGGTTGGAGTGTCAATGACAGCAGTTGTGGCAGAGGTTGCTCTTGTAGATATTGATGCCAATCAACGTATTGATATCGTGGCAGGCCATCCATCCCGTGCCGGTGTAACTGATGGCATGTTATCAATACGTCGCAATATCACACTTCCATGCGAAGCATGTAGTGATACCTCCGAAACCAGTGACTGCAACAACAACACTGTTCCCGACATCTGCGATATTGATACCGGACAGAGTCAAGACTGTAATGCAAATGGCATCCCAGACACATGTGATATCCTGAATGATCCTAGTATTGATAGTAATTCAAATGGCATACTTGACCAATGCGATACCATCGGTTGCATTGCTGATCTCAATGAAGATGGAATAGTTGATCTTGGCGACTTCTCAATATTATTGACTAATTGGGGATGTGCTGGAAAGAACTGCACAGCAGACATGAATAGAGACGGGCAAGTCGGCTTTGACGATTTCTCTATTCTGCTTGTGACCTACGGCGCCGCCTGTATAACCAATCTCGACTAA
- the greA gene encoding transcription elongation factor GreA → MKYLSNEEYDRLQVELDDRIGRRLELSERIGKARDLGDLKENAEYHAAREDQGLNEAKIRELEQDLKEAILVDSSEVPEGVVYIGTTVKLKNSKTGDEDLYRLVGEATGRFDIDYVEVTPNSALGEALMKRQVGETVSVDLPKGRTDFDIVEIMD, encoded by the coding sequence ATGAAATACTTAAGCAATGAAGAATACGACCGGCTCCAAGTAGAACTTGATGATCGGATTGGTAGACGACTGGAACTCTCCGAACGCATCGGCAAGGCTCGAGATCTGGGTGATCTCAAAGAGAACGCTGAATATCATGCGGCTCGAGAAGATCAAGGCCTCAATGAAGCAAAGATCCGTGAACTTGAGCAGGACCTCAAAGAAGCCATCTTGGTCGACAGTTCGGAAGTACCGGAAGGTGTGGTCTACATTGGCACCACCGTAAAGCTCAAGAACTCCAAAACAGGTGATGAAGATCTTTATCGACTGGTTGGGGAAGCCACTGGCCGATTCGATATAGATTACGTTGAGGTGACACCAAACTCAGCCCTGGGTGAAGCACTGATGAAACGGCAAGTTGGAGAAACGGTGAGTGTGGATTTGCCGAAGGGGCGGACCGATTTCGATATTGTCGAAATCATGGATTAG